A single window of Rhizobium sp. SL42 DNA harbors:
- a CDS encoding FGGY-family carbohydrate kinase → MHDHIIAVDVGTGSARAGVFDLHGRQIARHVTAISLFQPQPLHLEQDSDEIWSAVCTAVRAAVSEAGLSPRDVVAIGFDATCSLVVRDRQGMPLTVSTSGQSNLDTILWMDHRAIRETDDCNRTNDPLLERFGGRLSVEMQVPKLLWLKRHLPETWKQAGMIFDLADYLTWRATGINSRGHSPLAAKWGYGPIAPGERPDAFYCRVGLDDLAEKSGIPDLSGLPTLPVGHLTTEAADALGLAEDCLVAPGLIDAYAGTVSLFCATDRSTPDALESHAVLIAGTSSCIVRLLDRPVSGEGCWGAFRDVAVPDLWLLEAGQSASGALLDHIVSTHPRGGEPTQARHRAILDHISLQLQKIGPNYGLPITVLPDFHGTRSPVSDPRLTGTIAGLSLDRSFDGLCQLYWRSCIALACGVKHIIERLPAGPARIDTLLLAGGLAHHPLLSQLYADATGCRVRKAEGCDAVLLGTALHTAVAAGRYADFWRAGQAMAVRMSELIPDVSRRTALNRDHALLAEMMRHRAALQQLM, encoded by the coding sequence ATGCATGACCACATCATCGCCGTGGACGTCGGCACGGGCAGTGCACGTGCCGGCGTATTCGACCTTCACGGTCGCCAGATTGCCCGGCATGTCACCGCAATTTCACTGTTCCAACCCCAACCCCTTCACCTCGAACAAGACAGCGACGAGATCTGGTCCGCCGTATGCACCGCTGTCCGGGCTGCCGTGTCGGAAGCCGGGCTTTCGCCGCGGGACGTGGTCGCGATCGGCTTTGACGCAACCTGCTCTCTGGTGGTGAGGGACAGGCAGGGCATGCCACTGACCGTTTCGACATCAGGTCAGAGCAATCTGGATACGATCTTGTGGATGGATCACCGGGCGATCCGTGAGACTGACGACTGCAACCGCACCAACGACCCGCTGCTTGAACGCTTCGGCGGTCGCCTTTCGGTCGAAATGCAGGTGCCGAAACTGCTATGGCTGAAGCGGCATCTGCCCGAAACCTGGAAGCAGGCCGGGATGATTTTCGACCTTGCGGACTATCTGACCTGGCGAGCAACGGGCATCAACAGTCGTGGGCACTCGCCGCTGGCTGCCAAGTGGGGTTATGGCCCGATCGCGCCGGGCGAACGCCCGGATGCCTTCTATTGCCGTGTCGGGCTTGACGATCTCGCGGAGAAATCAGGCATTCCGGACCTTTCAGGCCTGCCTACGCTCCCTGTCGGGCATCTGACCACCGAAGCGGCCGATGCGCTGGGTCTTGCAGAAGACTGTCTGGTCGCCCCGGGTCTCATCGACGCCTATGCCGGAACCGTTTCGCTGTTTTGCGCCACGGATCGTTCCACGCCCGATGCGCTGGAAAGCCACGCTGTACTGATCGCCGGCACATCGAGCTGCATCGTGCGTCTGCTTGACAGGCCGGTGTCCGGGGAGGGCTGCTGGGGCGCTTTTCGTGACGTTGCCGTGCCCGATCTCTGGCTGCTGGAGGCCGGACAATCTGCCTCCGGCGCGCTGCTTGACCACATCGTCAGCACACATCCGCGGGGCGGCGAGCCGACTCAGGCCCGGCATAGGGCAATCCTGGACCATATCAGCCTGCAATTGCAGAAAATCGGTCCGAACTACGGCCTGCCCATCACCGTTCTGCCGGACTTCCACGGAACGCGTTCTCCCGTTTCCGATCCGCGACTGACCGGAACGATCGCGGGCCTCAGCCTCGACCGAAGCTTCGACGGCCTTTGCCAACTCTACTGGCGAAGCTGCATTGCATTGGCTTGCGGCGTCAAACATATCATTGAGCGCCTTCCCGCAGGACCGGCCCGAATCGATACGCTGCTGCTCGCCGGCGGACTGGCGCATCACCCGCTTCTTTCGCAACTCTATGCGGATGCCACCGGATGCAGGGTGCGCAAGGCAGAGGGCTGCGACGCCGTGCTTCTCGGCACGGCGCTACATACCGCGGTGGCAGCCGGCCGCTACGCTGACTTCTGGAGAGCTGGCCAGGCGATGGCAGTGCGGATGAGCGAATTGATCCCTGACGTTTCACGACGGACCGCGCTGAACCGCGATCACGCGCTTTTGGCCGAGATGATGCGCCACCGCGCTGCGCTGCAGCAACTGATGTGA
- a CDS encoding HAD family hydrolase — protein sequence MDAKRLIIFDCDGVLVDSEPIALSVLTETLGMSGIAIDEEGAAKRYLGRSLTTVRSLVREEYGLQIDDPFLTRMRDLLYARFSSELRPIHGIQTALDSLEAAGIAWCVASSSQIERIALCLSATGMLDRFSPHIFSASMVTHGKPAPDLFLFAANKMGVEPSECLVVEDSPAGILAARAAGMDVLAFTGGSHTGLLAYRDGLAALMPVQAFDAMENLLHLVAPARRPKDQPDA from the coding sequence TTGGATGCGAAACGGCTGATCATATTCGATTGCGACGGTGTGCTCGTGGACAGCGAGCCGATTGCACTGTCGGTGTTGACCGAGACGCTGGGTATGTCCGGAATCGCAATTGACGAGGAAGGTGCGGCAAAGCGATATCTCGGTCGCAGCCTGACAACCGTGCGCAGCCTTGTCAGGGAAGAATACGGTCTTCAGATAGATGATCCGTTTCTGACCCGGATGCGGGATCTGCTCTATGCCCGCTTCAGCAGCGAGTTGAGGCCGATTCACGGCATTCAAACCGCGCTGGATAGCCTCGAAGCAGCCGGCATAGCCTGGTGCGTCGCATCCTCCAGCCAGATCGAACGGATCGCCCTGTGCCTGTCTGCAACCGGTATGCTGGATCGCTTTTCGCCGCATATCTTCAGCGCCAGCATGGTGACGCATGGCAAGCCGGCGCCTGATCTCTTCCTGTTTGCAGCAAACAAGATGGGTGTCGAGCCCTCGGAATGTCTTGTCGTCGAAGACAGTCCGGCCGGCATTCTGGCCGCCCGAGCCGCGGGCATGGACGTCCTTGCGTTTACCGGTGGATCGCATACCGGCCTGTTGGCGTATCGCGATGGACTTGCCGCGCTGATGCCCGTGCAAGCATTTGACGCGATGGAGAATTTGCTCCACCTTGTCGCTCCTGCGAGGAGACCGAAAGACCAACCGGATGCATGA
- a CDS encoding mannitol dehydrogenase family protein: MTHTLSLANLAEIASTAAVPAYRREQLKAGILHFGVGNFHRAHQAIYLHELFNKGQDLDWAILGAGVMPSDRRMKEKLESQDYLTTVVEQDNNRSAATVTGPMTDILTAPDFDRIIAALADPAIRIVSMTITEGGYFIDPATGKFDPTHPAMAADANDPASPKSVFGLIIAGLKARRAAGIPPFTVMCCDNIPGNGEVTEATVTGLAQLSDPEFSHWIEENVAFPNGMVDRITPSTGEREIAIARDTYGIDDQWPVFCEEFKQWVLEDKFPLGRPALEDVGVTFVDDVAPYELMKLRILNGGHAAIAYPAALMDIHFVHESMENPLIRGYLAKLENDEIIPIVPPVPNTSLQDYFKLIESRFLNPKIGDTIPRLAQDGSNRQPKFILPSTADRLAKGLDVVGLALVSALWCRYFEGTSDSGKTIVFNDDSAERLQAAAIASRNDPKAFLGLADIFGSVGTNPLFIQRFGKALQSLRADGTAETLKRYIDGHLAD, from the coding sequence ATGACACACACCCTATCGCTGGCAAATCTTGCCGAAATCGCATCGACAGCAGCCGTGCCGGCCTATCGCCGCGAGCAGTTGAAGGCAGGCATCCTGCATTTCGGGGTCGGCAATTTTCACCGTGCCCACCAGGCGATCTATCTCCACGAACTGTTCAACAAGGGGCAGGATCTCGACTGGGCCATTCTCGGCGCCGGCGTCATGCCATCGGACCGACGGATGAAGGAGAAGCTGGAATCCCAGGATTATCTGACCACCGTCGTCGAGCAGGACAACAATCGCAGCGCAGCAACCGTGACCGGTCCGATGACCGATATCCTCACCGCGCCCGACTTCGACAGGATCATCGCCGCCCTCGCGGATCCGGCGATCCGGATCGTGTCGATGACAATTACCGAGGGTGGCTATTTTATCGACCCGGCGACCGGAAAGTTCGACCCGACCCATCCGGCCATGGCTGCCGATGCGAATGACCCCGCCAGTCCGAAGAGCGTGTTTGGCCTGATCATTGCGGGCCTCAAGGCTCGCCGTGCCGCCGGAATACCTCCGTTTACGGTGATGTGCTGCGACAACATTCCCGGCAACGGCGAAGTCACGGAAGCCACCGTTACCGGGCTCGCCCAACTGTCGGACCCGGAATTTTCCCACTGGATCGAAGAAAACGTGGCTTTCCCCAACGGCATGGTTGACCGGATCACACCGTCAACCGGCGAACGCGAGATCGCGATCGCGCGCGATACCTACGGTATCGACGACCAGTGGCCGGTCTTTTGCGAAGAGTTCAAGCAATGGGTGCTGGAAGACAAGTTCCCGCTCGGCCGCCCGGCGCTGGAAGACGTCGGCGTCACCTTCGTCGACGACGTGGCCCCTTACGAACTGATGAAGCTGCGCATCCTGAACGGCGGCCATGCGGCGATTGCCTATCCTGCCGCGTTGATGGACATTCATTTCGTCCATGAATCGATGGAAAACCCGCTGATCCGCGGTTATCTCGCCAAACTCGAAAATGACGAAATCATTCCAATCGTGCCGCCGGTGCCGAACACCAGTCTGCAGGACTATTTCAAGCTGATCGAAAGTCGTTTCCTCAATCCGAAGATTGGCGACACCATTCCGCGCCTGGCACAGGACGGCTCGAACCGCCAGCCGAAGTTTATCCTGCCTTCGACCGCCGATCGCCTGGCCAAGGGCCTCGACGTCGTCGGACTGGCCCTGGTGTCCGCGCTGTGGTGCCGCTATTTCGAAGGCACTTCTGACAGCGGCAAGACCATAGTCTTCAATGATGACAGTGCCGAGCGGCTGCAGGCCGCAGCCATTGCCTCGCGCAACGATCCAAAGGCTTTCCTTGGGCTGGCCGACATCTTCGGCAGCGTTGGGACCAATCCATTGTTCATCCAGCGTTTCGGCAAAGCATTGCAGTCACTGCGCGCCGATGGTACCGCGGAAACACTGAAACGCTACATCGATGGCCATCTGGCTGATTGA
- a CDS encoding L-iditol 2-dehydrogenase — protein sequence MTGRLTGKSALITGSARGIGRAFAEAYVREGATVAIADIDFAQATETASAIGQSAYPIHLDVTDQSSIEAAVRTVEEKTGGLDILINNAALFDMAPITEISRSSYDRLFAINVAGTLFMLQAAARSMIARGQGGKIINMASQAGRRGEGLVAVYCATKAAVISLTQSAGLDLIKHRINVNAIAPGVVDGEHWNGVDALFAKYENRPTGEKKRLVGEAVPFGRMGRAEDLTGMAIFLASPEADYIVAQTYNVDGGNWMS from the coding sequence ATGACGGGAAGGCTGACTGGCAAATCGGCGCTGATCACGGGTTCCGCCCGCGGGATCGGCCGTGCCTTCGCCGAAGCCTATGTTCGCGAAGGTGCGACTGTCGCCATTGCCGACATAGATTTTGCCCAGGCCACCGAAACGGCCAGCGCCATCGGTCAGAGTGCCTATCCCATTCACCTGGATGTTACCGACCAGTCTTCGATAGAGGCGGCCGTCAGGACGGTCGAGGAAAAGACCGGCGGCCTCGATATCCTGATCAACAATGCCGCCCTGTTCGATATGGCTCCGATCACAGAGATCAGCCGCTCTAGCTACGATCGCCTGTTTGCGATCAATGTCGCGGGTACGCTGTTCATGCTCCAGGCTGCCGCCCGATCGATGATCGCCCGTGGCCAGGGCGGGAAGATCATCAACATGGCAAGCCAGGCGGGCCGCCGCGGCGAGGGGCTGGTTGCCGTCTATTGCGCCACCAAGGCGGCTGTCATCTCGCTTACCCAATCAGCCGGTCTCGACCTGATCAAGCACCGCATCAATGTCAACGCCATCGCGCCGGGCGTGGTCGACGGCGAGCATTGGAACGGCGTTGATGCGCTGTTCGCCAAGTATGAAAACCGGCCGACCGGCGAGAAGAAGAGGCTCGTCGGTGAGGCAGTGCCCTTTGGCCGCATGGGCCGCGCCGAGGACCTGACCGGCATGGCGATTTTCCTCGCCTCACCCGAAGCCGACTACATCGTCGCCCAGACATACAATGTCGACGGCGGCAACTGGATGAGCTGA